A part of Prosthecobacter sp. SYSU 5D2 genomic DNA contains:
- a CDS encoding biopolymer transporter ExbD produces MAHHNKHRLIEAEQVNMGFQIAPMIDVVFVIMLFFMVMAGAVKVERELKTQLPGLGVPALADENTPPDEIMVTVEETGVVTLNEEEFDSPGDKVLPNFTNTLMRLKQEADHRNAKVMVTIQAEEQARYERIIDVLNSMAKARIANVTFTVGGDDFF; encoded by the coding sequence ATGGCCCATCATAATAAACATCGTCTCATCGAGGCGGAACAGGTCAACATGGGCTTCCAGATCGCGCCCATGATTGACGTGGTCTTCGTCATCATGCTTTTCTTCATGGTCATGGCCGGTGCCGTGAAAGTGGAGCGCGAGCTGAAAACCCAGCTTCCGGGCCTTGGCGTCCCTGCGTTGGCGGATGAAAACACCCCGCCAGATGAGATCATGGTGACCGTGGAGGAGACAGGGGTGGTCACGCTGAATGAAGAGGAGTTTGATTCACCCGGAGACAAGGTGCTGCCGAATTTCACCAACACCCTCATGCGTCTGAAGCAGGAGGCGGATCATCGGAATGCCAAGGTCATGGTCACCATCCAGGCTGAGGAGCAGGCCCGCTATGAGCGCATCATTGATGTGCTCAATTCCATGGCCAAAGCCCGCATCGCCAACGTCACCTTCACCGTTGGTGGAGACGACTTTTTTTAA
- a CDS encoding biopolymer transporter ExbD, protein MAGGGGSTESGEPEFQIAPMIDVLLVLLIFFMSITSAQVAEIDKDIKLPVAADAKKKEDKNAMFEASVNVRWIAAKQQSIIKLDNRELENEEIVNILTQLKNNNPTYRVIIRGDRDVPAVEIQKVMALIAQSGIDDISFSALNKDA, encoded by the coding sequence ATGGCAGGAGGAGGAGGTAGTACCGAAAGCGGAGAACCGGAGTTTCAAATCGCTCCGATGATTGATGTGCTGCTGGTGCTGCTCATTTTCTTTATGAGCATCACCTCGGCGCAGGTGGCGGAAATTGACAAGGACATCAAGCTGCCTGTGGCAGCTGATGCCAAGAAAAAAGAGGACAAGAACGCCATGTTTGAGGCCTCCGTCAACGTCCGCTGGATTGCCGCCAAGCAGCAGTCCATCATCAAGCTCGACAACCGTGAACTGGAGAATGAGGAAATCGTCAACATCCTCACCCAGCTCAAAAACAACAATCCCACGTACCGGGTTATCATCCGCGGTGACCGCGATGTGCCCGCTGTGGAGATCCAGAAGGTCATGGCTCTCATCGCCCAGTCCGGCATTGATGACATCTCTTTCTCAGCCCTCAACAAAGACGCCTGA
- a CDS encoding MotA/TolQ/ExbB proton channel family protein: MHTRTRPSMFQTLLRGFVRLSACALLVGGNFIFVSSMSAQDAAPAGEAAAAPVIHEHTLMDRFHEGGWIMYPLLLCSIALVWLTVDLWMRTNVKSMAPPGQVSQVQDLFRAGDYVGAYQFCRSNNSYFANVTRVGLSFVGEGQEAVESALFSELNKTNSVVQTRINYLSVLGVCTPMIGLVGTVTGMMSAFATLGTSGVGDPSKLSAAIGEVLVATASGLAVAVPAFMIFYFLRNRLQGSMHGLQEIVSSLFRKMPYEHLKDAHVGEEEFYAAVPNWVTGNGEAVAVAVG; encoded by the coding sequence ATGCACACCCGCACACGTCCCTCCATGTTCCAGACCCTCCTCCGTGGTTTTGTCCGCCTTAGCGCCTGCGCGCTTCTGGTCGGTGGCAATTTCATTTTTGTCTCCTCCATGAGCGCCCAGGATGCCGCCCCCGCCGGGGAGGCCGCCGCCGCTCCGGTCATTCATGAGCACACCCTGATGGACCGCTTCCATGAAGGCGGCTGGATCATGTATCCCTTGCTCCTCTGCTCTATCGCCCTCGTCTGGCTGACGGTGGACCTCTGGATGCGCACCAACGTCAAAAGCATGGCACCTCCTGGGCAGGTCTCCCAGGTGCAGGACCTCTTCCGCGCTGGTGACTATGTGGGCGCCTACCAGTTCTGCCGCAGCAACAATTCGTACTTCGCCAATGTCACCCGTGTCGGTCTCAGCTTTGTTGGCGAGGGCCAGGAGGCTGTAGAAAGCGCCCTGTTCTCTGAGCTTAACAAGACCAACTCCGTCGTCCAGACCCGCATCAACTACCTCTCCGTTCTCGGTGTGTGTACGCCCATGATCGGGCTGGTCGGCACCGTTACCGGGATGATGAGCGCCTTCGCCACCCTGGGCACTAGCGGTGTGGGAGATCCGTCCAAGCTTTCCGCTGCCATCGGTGAGGTGCTCGTCGCCACTGCCTCCGGCCTCGCCGTTGCTGTGCCAGCCTTCATGATCTTCTATTTCCTGCGCAACCGTCTTCAGGGCTCCATGCACGGCCTCCAGGAAATCGTTTCCTCCCTTTTCCGCAAAATGCCTTATGAGCACCTCAAGGATGCCCATGTGGGTGAAGAGGAGTTCTATGCTGCGGTGCCTAACTGGGTCACTGGCAATGGTGAGGCTGTCGCCGTCGCGGTCGGTTGA
- a CDS encoding tetratricopeptide repeat protein, with protein MRNVLCLALVLTSGLQVIAQAPPPAAPAAPAGALNIQQETEALMAEALRLFQEAKFPEALKKIDQVKTNLNNKPFAQVLFVEGASYFNLEQYDKAIAALEEYIKNFGDGEYINAVKMALGRSYINKGDADKGISVLKEVVSQSPDMKSEAGLFVAEALKKQDKVDEALDVLKSVLEGGIRSSEAIQAAMMAADLHVAKGELDEAGALMEKVKGFATGGDNVAQMNNIYLKLGDQMLEKKSFREALGAYQFVRRKNEITRMQQDVIAKIEQSLKTPGKGPIKGTKEELEEKLKINQGLLAEIEQRTDYDASLYYRLGRCYFEMGRFWESLLAFDVIVNDFKEFPQRDRCVFGMIIANAQLKRVKSARQLCERYINEFPDGADLGTVSEMYGMLAYENGNLQDAADAFNKAEGFPKSDRERLRFLRGNVLFEMQRFDDARTTFELLVSEFPESAYKDDALYRIALIYFYQNDSVNTTKALKNYMKENPKGQYVVDARYRLAFIKFQSRDVDNAMADLQAIIKDAPNDPNIGQVHTLLGDAYNQKGEYDLALENFALGVDKAKSDDVLSYAMDQATDLYAGTGKWKELGDMWQKYLNTQKDNEEQELKAVLWISRARVKEDKMEEAKTLLANAIKPRISNPSNQQVEGLIQQLVTLTAPKRRRPAPVAEGAPAPEPELTLEQVSTQLEEMLQPAEAARNGTSQMRILFAKAWLAKVMREPVQAEKFFAIIIEVAKPEDLSPMLLATVGDNARTKGDLDKAAGCYNRLNEFYKDTEYADGAAVGLAEIAYAKGEYDKAMELFTSAIEEYAASSRLLDATLGKAKTLFQLKKFEEAKTLYVQILNTKEWRGEAHAMSLFMQGEIEFANQNWGAAIPFYQRVFIAHQKWKSIMANSYLQCARAFVKLNRPADPTSTPPREYADREAAKLVLVEMMKRTDLKDLPEMKVAQQELAKL; from the coding sequence ATGCGAAATGTCCTCTGCCTTGCTCTTGTCCTGACATCCGGTCTTCAGGTGATCGCCCAGGCTCCACCGCCTGCGGCCCCCGCTGCCCCGGCGGGCGCCCTGAACATCCAGCAGGAAACCGAGGCCCTCATGGCCGAGGCCCTCCGGCTTTTCCAGGAGGCCAAATTTCCCGAAGCTCTCAAAAAGATTGACCAGGTCAAGACCAACCTGAACAACAAGCCCTTTGCCCAGGTGCTGTTTGTCGAAGGCGCCTCCTACTTCAATCTGGAGCAGTATGACAAGGCCATTGCGGCCCTTGAGGAATACATCAAAAACTTTGGCGATGGCGAATACATCAACGCCGTCAAAATGGCCCTGGGCCGCAGCTACATCAACAAGGGAGATGCAGACAAGGGTATCTCTGTCCTGAAAGAAGTCGTCAGCCAGTCTCCGGACATGAAATCGGAGGCCGGCCTGTTTGTCGCCGAAGCTCTAAAAAAACAGGACAAGGTGGATGAAGCGCTCGATGTCCTCAAATCCGTGCTGGAAGGCGGCATCCGCAGTTCCGAAGCGATTCAGGCCGCCATGATGGCCGCCGACCTCCATGTCGCCAAAGGTGAGCTTGATGAAGCCGGAGCCCTCATGGAAAAGGTCAAAGGTTTTGCCACCGGCGGTGATAACGTCGCCCAGATGAACAACATCTACCTGAAGCTCGGGGATCAGATGCTGGAGAAAAAAAGCTTCCGTGAAGCCCTGGGCGCCTACCAGTTCGTCCGCCGGAAAAACGAGATCACCCGCATGCAGCAGGACGTGATCGCCAAGATTGAGCAAAGCCTCAAAACACCGGGCAAAGGCCCCATCAAGGGCACCAAGGAAGAACTGGAGGAAAAATTGAAAATCAACCAGGGCCTCCTTGCCGAGATCGAGCAGCGCACCGATTACGATGCCTCCCTCTACTACCGCCTGGGCCGCTGCTATTTTGAAATGGGCCGCTTCTGGGAGTCCCTCCTCGCCTTTGATGTCATTGTGAATGACTTCAAGGAGTTCCCCCAGCGGGATCGCTGCGTCTTTGGCATGATCATTGCCAATGCCCAGTTGAAGCGGGTCAAGTCCGCCCGCCAGCTTTGTGAGCGCTATATCAATGAGTTTCCGGACGGGGCTGACCTTGGCACCGTCTCAGAAATGTACGGCATGCTCGCCTATGAAAACGGCAACCTCCAGGACGCGGCGGATGCCTTTAACAAAGCCGAGGGCTTTCCCAAGTCCGACCGCGAGCGCCTCCGCTTCCTGCGTGGCAATGTGCTTTTTGAAATGCAGCGCTTTGACGATGCCCGCACGACATTTGAGCTGCTCGTCAGCGAGTTTCCCGAGTCCGCCTACAAGGATGATGCGCTCTACCGCATCGCCCTGATTTACTTTTACCAGAACGATTCCGTCAACACTACGAAGGCGTTGAAGAACTACATGAAGGAAAACCCCAAAGGGCAGTACGTCGTGGATGCGCGTTACCGCCTGGCCTTCATCAAGTTCCAGTCCCGGGATGTTGACAATGCCATGGCGGACCTCCAGGCCATCATCAAGGACGCCCCCAACGATCCCAACATCGGCCAGGTGCACACGCTCCTGGGTGACGCGTATAACCAGAAGGGCGAGTATGATCTGGCTCTGGAAAATTTTGCCCTGGGTGTGGACAAGGCCAAATCCGACGATGTCCTCAGCTATGCCATGGACCAGGCCACCGACCTTTATGCCGGCACCGGCAAGTGGAAAGAGCTGGGGGACATGTGGCAGAAATACCTCAACACTCAGAAAGACAATGAGGAGCAGGAGCTCAAGGCCGTGCTCTGGATCTCCCGTGCCCGGGTGAAGGAAGACAAGATGGAGGAGGCCAAAACCCTCCTGGCCAATGCCATCAAGCCCCGCATCAGCAACCCCTCCAACCAGCAGGTGGAAGGGCTCATCCAGCAGCTCGTCACCCTCACCGCTCCCAAGCGCCGCCGCCCGGCCCCAGTGGCGGAAGGCGCTCCTGCTCCAGAGCCGGAGCTTACGCTTGAACAGGTCTCCACCCAGCTGGAGGAAATGCTCCAGCCGGCCGAGGCTGCCCGCAACGGCACCTCCCAGATGCGCATCCTTTTTGCCAAAGCCTGGCTCGCCAAAGTGATGCGCGAGCCCGTGCAGGCAGAAAAATTCTTCGCCATCATCATTGAGGTGGCCAAGCCGGAAGACCTCAGCCCCATGCTCCTCGCCACCGTGGGGGACAATGCCCGCACCAAAGGCGATCTGGACAAGGCGGCCGGCTGCTACAACCGGCTGAATGAATTTTACAAAGACACCGAGTATGCTGACGGGGCTGCTGTCGGCCTGGCCGAGATCGCCTATGCCAAGGGGGAATACGACAAGGCCATGGAACTCTTCACTTCGGCCATTGAGGAGTATGCCGCCAGCTCCCGCCTCCTGGATGCCACCCTGGGCAAGGCCAAGACCCTCTTCCAGCTCAAGAAGTTTGAAGAGGCCAAGACGCTCTACGTCCAGATTCTCAATACCAAGGAATGGCGTGGAGAAGCCCATGCCATGTCACTCTTCATGCAGGGGGAGATCGAGTTCGCCAACCAGAATTGGGGCGCAGCCATTCCTTTCTACCAGCGCGTCTTCATCGCCCATCAAAAATGGAAGAGCATCATGGCGAACTCCTATCTCCAGTGTGCCCGGGCTTTCGTGAAACTCAACCGTCCTGCGGACCCCACATCCACTCCTCCGCGTGAATATGCAGACCGGGAAGCCGCCAAGCTGGTGCTGGTGGAAATGATGAAGCGCACCGACCTCAAAGACCTGCCTGAAATGAAAGTGGCCCAGCAGGAGCTCGCCAAACTCTGA